The following nucleotide sequence is from Apium graveolens cultivar Ventura chromosome 4, ASM990537v1, whole genome shotgun sequence.
CTACGTCACTTCACTGTGACAGTCATTAGAATGGCACAGTAAGATTTCATATTATGCTAAGATTGCTATTGTTTAATACCTTCTTCTTTATCTACAAATTAAAAATTGATTTGGATGTTATATTACTAATCATTTTCAAGTAATGTTGTTCTGTTAAAGTTCATGTCTTTAATTTAGGTACAGAATTAGTAAAAACAATGCTAGGTAAATAGATGATTGAATTGTCTATGCAGCATGTAACAAATGTCATAATCGTTACAATACTGGTTGTAGCCCTTTGACTTCTTAGGAAAATGGTAGTAGCTGCCGAAAATACTTAAATAATACATACGACCGTAACACAAATAAGCATACATCGACTACTCTTCGAAATTGCCCAACTTTCAATGTCCAAAGGAAGCTAGATTAACAGTTGTTACTGATGCCTGCTTTGCCAGAAAATGTGACATGTGTTAGCAGATATTATGCATTTATCATGATCATGTGTACTTAAAACTATACGCTATAAATAGTAGTAGCTAATAAGATTTACTTACTGATGGTTCACTATCGCTAATAGGATGAGGGTAGCTTTGTTGACCAATTTCATTTAGGTTGTACATGCCCCAACCTTCCATAATATCTGTAGCTATATATAGTTCATCTTTGGTAAGAACATTAGCCTCACTGAtatggatctttactgtatagTCTTTACCCACTATGGCATTGCAACAAACTGGCCAACTATCTTCCTTGTTCCCCTGCAGGGATTAATTAAACATAAATACTGTACTGCGTTATCCAAATCTGCTACACATAATAGAATGAAGTTATATTTTTTATAGCTGACCTCATTAATTAATTCGTAAGCAGACTTCCCAATCATATTTCTGACCTCCCTATCTTCTAGCAGAAGATGGATTGAGTCAGTCTCGTCTTTTGCAGTTACATAAATTTAAAACCTATGAAAGAGATAAATTACTAACTGCCGATAGCGTTTTGATAAAATGCAATTAGGTAAAGCATGTATATGAACCTCTTGTCTGCATACGGGAGAATCCTGTGGCATTTGCTGCATTTATCATCGTTGTCAGAATTGACACTTTCTGCGTAACATGAAGTATATATAGTACTGCACCACCCTTTCACTTGGTCCACACTTGTTATATTGATTTTAGATATAACCCCAGTCTGAAATGTTAGAGGtaaaattaattagtaaatataCATTAAAGCTAAGATAGTGTTTCAGATATCTATTATATATGGAATACCTGAATATTAGGTTGACCCATATCTCTTATCTGccttaatttataaattctaCGGCATTTGTTCTTGGGGGTAGATAGATTGTGCTGTGAAAAAAGGGGTTGTGATACCCTAATGATATAATACATTAGTTGGCTTATAATTacatattaataataaattaaaacGTCTACCAAGAGTAAGAAGTTACGTACATTTTCCTTAACTTTGCAACACCGTGGTGGTTGTAATTCACGTAAAATGTAGTGGCTCCAACATGTGAAATGATAACCTCTTCTATACCCACAAACATTACATAACTTGAATGATAAAGAAAAAACATGACAGTTTATTTTTAACAAATTAGTTTACCTTGCCACTTTGTTATTCGGGCACTaccaataattagaattattgGGTGCTCAAACTCTCCTGTTAAAACATCTGCAAAGGACTCAGCAAATTCGTCCCAGAAAGTTACTTGAACAGTAGTCCTTCAATACTTATAGCATAAAGAATTCATTAGTAGTCATATTGTGAGTATTGCCTAGTTTTACAGTTTGCGTGAAAAGTAGGAGTGCACCAACCTGCCATCAGTTATTTTGAATTTGATCTGTGATTGTATTTATCAGTTCCTGTTCTTCACTCTTCCAATAGGGTTGTAATCTTCCATTACCCCTATAACATCTAAATAAATGCGAATGGATTTGTAGTAAACTTTATTTAAAGGATAGAGCAATAATGAATATAAATACTTGAATTCATAGAAATACTAGTTAGATAGGTATGCTAATTTGCTAGTGGTTTAAGATCACCAAGGTCGTAGAAATCAAACCATGCTTGTTCAATGTTCACCAGATCCTCATCCATTGGCTTCATGACAGTATCTTCACCTAAAACAATTTGAATTTCTTTCCTGATACATCTGAACTTGTCTTCGGGTTTATAGTCTTTGACAGTGAAATTTGCTATGTAATAGATTTTTCCTACTTCTACCTCTTTTTCCAGTAATTCAGCACCACTTCCAGGGATAAATGCATGGATTCTGCCACGCTATATTTCAAAATATAAATTAGTGTTTATAGATTTGAAGAAATAAGTTATTCAAAATTTACAATACATATAAAATTTTACGTACTTGACTATCAAGGAGTAGGAGATTGAATGCTTTGAAAGCTTCCCCACTTTTGCTGAAACCTCTCCATAAATTTAGTACCCTTGCTTGCACCTTCCAATCATATTTACCTTTCCTTAGCTGCTTGAAATAATCTAACTTCTTGCTCGCCATATTAAATTGGGTGTAGATCAAGGGTCTTATGATGTAGACTTATGTGATACCTCAATGCTATTTGTAGTGGTAGTAACATTGATCTTATTTATTTGTATGAAGTGTAAATTTATAACAGAGTAATTGCCTCAGTGTAGTAGGTGTAGATGTAGTTGAAGGGTTTAAGAGGAAGCTGAGTTTTCAGTATTGATTCATATACTTTTTGCAAAAGAAACTAAAATGGTTAAATAACAGACTGAATTTCTGAAGACGTTTAAATAAAATTTCATTCTCACTTGAAAGTACAGATTAATTGATACTGAACAATCAATGGTCATCAAACAACTCTTTTCAGAGATCGTTGAATGTTCATTTCAAGACAAAATAATATATTACATCATTAGAGAGTTTATTAAATTTGAGAGGTCATTGAGCATTTATAGGTCATAATCTTCAAGATAGCAAGCGTAATGTTCCTTACTTTTGCAAGAGAAAAATAACAATTAGTAATTCTGCAAATGATAGGGTACCAAAACTGTATATATTTTGTAATGTGTGACTACCTTTTCTGTTTTGACCACTTTATACTTGCCAATAAGGAGATTTTCATCCATTTCGTAAGGAACATGTTCAGAGGGAGGTCTTGCTCTTGTTTTGGTTGTAGACTTACCAGTAGGAGGACTATATTTTGAATGTCTACATTCATCAATAGCCTATTAAATGAAACAATATTAAATTAAGCAAGTAAACTTAATTTTAAAATGAAGATAGTGATTTGATTACTAAAGTTACTCACTATAGCGATGGAAACAACAGGATTATTGGTAGTAAGTTGTTCACATGGATAGTGATTTCCAAGCATCTCTTGAGGATAATTGATTTCAGTAGCAGTGTAGATGTTGCATgatttgtttatatttttttccTCTATCTTCAAAGTGATGAGATACTCCTTCTTCTCAAAAGCTAGTAGAGAGGGTGGGAAGGGTATACCATCTCCTACCTAAGAAAAAATGACAAATGTCTCTTACTATACATCTCCTGGCGTATATTATTTATAGAGCCAAATTTATACATGATGTAAAGATTTCTAGAACATACTTCATTATCATCAAACTCAATGTCGAAAACATCTTTACCAATAATTCGTTGTACTTCTTCATAAGGAAACACAATTGCAAGCACACCAGATGCATCATTGCAAACAGTGGCAAGTTTAAATCTACATTGAACGTTGTATGTTAATTTAAGGAAAGTAGGTGTTTCCATACCAactataaattaaattaaaaaggTGACTCAttaattacatatatatatatacatatatataaatacgAACAGCAAGTATACAATTGGGAAATTGTAATTGTAAAATACCTTTTATCTGGATACGGGATATTCCGTTTACATGCATCACATCTATACCTTTCTTCAACTATGTCTACTTCTTTCTGACAGTTGGTACACACATTGTCATACCAAGAAGTCTTttggtcaactttcttgacagTAACTTGGCATCTGACTTGTTTCTACATATATAACCACATTTGAATAGAAGACATTGGTAggatttaaaaatatatttaataaatggTAAGCTATTGTATGTAAATATACTTTACTCCACCTTCACATATTTTTCTGTAAGTTtcttgattttggaaatagtTTTGAATTCTGGTGTTTCCTCAACTTCTATTTCAATATCAGTGTTGATATTCATAAACGATGAATTTTCAAGGACTCTACATACCAAAATGAGCAAAAATTAATTCAAAGAAAAAGAGTGTTTCATTCTTATAATTAACTTGAAGCAGTGGTCTTTTCAGTTTTAAGATTGCAAAAATGAAATCTTATAAAAGCCAAAATGAATGAATATTTTTAGTAGTGTTGTTGTACCTTTCCTTAAGCATATTGACACTGTAGTGTTTGGTATTCAGATAGAATCTAGTAGCAGGATAATTGTTCAAACATGTCGATCCTGCACATGCATCACATTGTAAAATGTACACAAACTAATACTTAGAAAGTGTACAACAGAAATGGATAATGAGATAGTAATCACTCTACAAATCTATAAATTAGCTTCAAAGGTTCAAAATGAGAAAATACCGTCATGGTAGTTTACTTTTGCACTTGCAATAATGATCACAATTTGTTCTTCCTTTACATTGAGCAGAGCCTTTTCCAAATCTAGAGCAAGATCATCG
It contains:
- the LOC141717087 gene encoding uncharacterized protein LOC141717087; translation: MLKERVLENSSFMNINTDIEIEVEETPEFKTISKIKKLTEKYVKKQVRCQVTVKKVDQKTSWYDNVCTNCQKEVDIVEERYRCDACKRNIPYPDKRFKLATVCNDASGVLAIVFPYEEVQRIIGKDVFDIEFDDNEVGDGIPFPPSLLAFEKKEYLITLKIEEKNINKSCNIYTATEINYPQEMLGNHYPCEQLTTNNPVVSIAIAIDECRHSKYSPPTGKSTTKTRARPPSEHVPYEMDENLLIGKYKVVKTEKVVTHYKIYTVLVPYHLQNY